One stretch of Halobacillus litoralis DNA includes these proteins:
- the rbsB gene encoding ribose ABC transporter substrate-binding protein RbsB, giving the protein MKKLVVLLMSLSLIFLGACSLQPPEWAKPKGDKNPDDIKVGLSVSTLNNPFFVSMKEGVENEAAAQGMEVVVVDAQNDAAKQINDVEDLIQQGVDVLLINPTDSSAISTAVQSANSLGIPVVTLDRSAEKGEVATLVSSDNEKGGEMAGEYLVEQLGEGAKVAELEGVPGASATRERGAGFHNIADEKLNVVAKQTANFDRTEGLTTMENIIQGNPDIEAVFAHNDEMALGAYQAIQSSGRDVLVVGFDGNDDAISSIQNGNLSATVAQQPEEIGKLAVQAGADVLQGEEVEDTIPVPLKLVTQESDLETEE; this is encoded by the coding sequence TATCCCTGATCTTCCTCGGTGCCTGCTCGCTGCAGCCACCGGAATGGGCGAAACCTAAAGGGGATAAAAATCCAGATGACATTAAAGTCGGTCTGTCTGTATCTACGTTGAATAACCCATTCTTCGTTTCTATGAAAGAAGGGGTAGAAAATGAGGCAGCGGCTCAAGGGATGGAAGTCGTAGTCGTCGATGCGCAAAATGATGCAGCTAAACAAATCAATGACGTGGAGGATCTGATTCAGCAAGGCGTCGATGTATTGCTGATCAACCCTACCGATTCTTCGGCCATTTCGACGGCCGTTCAGTCAGCCAATAGCTTAGGCATACCGGTCGTGACGCTTGATCGTTCTGCAGAAAAAGGGGAAGTCGCGACATTGGTAAGCTCAGATAACGAAAAAGGTGGCGAAATGGCCGGGGAGTATTTGGTTGAGCAGCTTGGTGAAGGTGCCAAAGTCGCTGAACTTGAAGGTGTCCCCGGCGCGTCCGCGACACGTGAACGCGGCGCTGGTTTCCACAACATTGCCGATGAAAAACTGAATGTTGTAGCTAAACAAACGGCGAACTTTGACCGGACGGAAGGATTGACTACGATGGAAAACATCATCCAGGGAAATCCGGACATTGAAGCTGTTTTCGCTCACAATGATGAAATGGCGCTCGGAGCCTACCAGGCGATCCAAAGCTCAGGTCGGGATGTTCTGGTCGTCGGATTTGACGGGAACGATGATGCGATATCTAGTATTCAAAATGGAAACCTTTCGGCTACCGTTGCTCAACAGCCAGAGGAAATTGGCAAGCTTGCGGTGCAGGCCGGTGCCGATGTGCTGCAAGGCGAGGAAGTTGAAGATACGATTCCGGTACCTTTGAAGCTCGTCACGCAGGAGTCGGATTTGGAAACAGAAGAATAA
- a CDS encoding MBL fold metallo-hydrolase, with amino-acid sequence MEKYICETCGVQYSESEEVPDRCEICSEERQYVNPEGQTWTTHEELVQTERYQNMIRKEEKGLYSITTTPKVGIGQTAYLIQKDGLNVLWDCITYLDQETVDGICDLGGIDAIAISHPHYYSRMNDWAETFDAPVYLHEDDHEWVMEESQYLHLWKGESMKLSENLSLHRLGGHFKGGAVLHIENGTEGLLMTGDIIQVVADNQWVSFMYSYPNLIPLPVAKVAEIAEKVDGLAFNRIYNAFHNIVTTSADKVVRASAERYIRAIQGTLFTT; translated from the coding sequence ATGGAGAAGTATATTTGCGAGACTTGCGGCGTTCAGTATTCAGAAAGTGAAGAAGTACCAGATCGTTGTGAGATATGCAGCGAAGAAAGACAGTATGTAAACCCGGAGGGACAGACATGGACCACACATGAAGAGCTGGTTCAGACAGAACGTTATCAAAACATGATCAGAAAAGAGGAAAAAGGATTGTACAGCATCACCACCACTCCAAAAGTAGGGATTGGTCAAACGGCCTACCTCATCCAAAAAGATGGACTGAATGTGCTTTGGGACTGCATCACTTACCTTGATCAAGAGACGGTGGATGGCATTTGCGATCTTGGCGGCATTGATGCGATTGCCATTTCTCATCCGCACTACTATTCACGAATGAACGATTGGGCAGAAACGTTTGATGCTCCCGTGTACCTTCACGAGGATGACCATGAATGGGTCATGGAAGAAAGCCAGTACCTTCATTTGTGGAAAGGGGAATCTATGAAACTCTCAGAAAATCTTTCTCTTCATCGTTTAGGTGGACACTTTAAAGGGGGAGCGGTCCTGCACATCGAAAATGGTACGGAAGGGTTGCTGATGACTGGAGATATCATCCAGGTCGTTGCAGATAACCAGTGGGTGAGCTTCATGTACAGCTATCCGAACCTGATTCCCCTCCCGGTAGCAAAAGTCGCAGAAATAGCAGAGAAAGTTGATGGTCTTGCTTTCAACCGTATTTATAATGCTTTTCACAACATCGTAACAACAAGTGCGGATAAAGTGGTCCGAGCTTCAGCTGAACGCTATATTCGTGCCATTCAAGGCACATTATTTACGACGTAA